A single window of Alphaproteobacteria bacterium DNA harbors:
- a CDS encoding glucose 1-dehydrogenase: protein MRFEHKVVVITGAASGFGRAAARKFAAEGARIVAADINPDGLRTVVDALAADGHQVIGVETDVTKAASVQAMVDAAVSAFGTVDVLVNNAGGGHAPMFLHDMPEEQFDRIFDLNTKSVYLGVKAVAPVMIANGGGAIVNTASIGAKNPRAKSTPYNASKGAVVVMTRGLAVDLARFKIRVNCVCPLASETGFFKAVTGQDRLSDEGRKRMESEVPLRRLTDPDDVANAMLYLASDDAGFVTGVSLDIDGGKSI, encoded by the coding sequence ATGCGGTTCGAACACAAGGTGGTCGTCATCACCGGCGCGGCATCCGGCTTCGGCCGGGCGGCGGCGCGCAAATTCGCGGCCGAAGGCGCCCGGATCGTGGCCGCCGACATCAACCCGGACGGCCTGCGCACCGTGGTCGACGCGCTCGCCGCCGACGGCCATCAGGTCATCGGCGTCGAGACCGACGTGACCAAGGCCGCCTCGGTGCAGGCGATGGTCGACGCCGCGGTCTCGGCGTTCGGCACGGTCGATGTGCTGGTGAACAATGCCGGCGGGGGCCATGCGCCCATGTTCCTGCACGACATGCCGGAAGAGCAGTTCGACCGCATCTTCGACCTCAACACCAAGAGCGTCTATCTGGGGGTGAAGGCGGTCGCGCCGGTGATGATCGCAAACGGCGGCGGCGCGATCGTCAACACCGCCTCCATCGGCGCCAAGAACCCGCGGGCGAAGAGCACGCCCTACAACGCGTCCAAGGGCGCGGTGGTGGTGATGACGCGCGGCCTGGCCGTCGACCTGGCGCGCTTCAAGATCCGGGTCAATTGCGTCTGCCCGCTTGCCTCGGAAACTGGCTTTTTCAAGGCCGTGACCGGCCAGGACCGCCTGTCGGACGAGGGCCGCAAACGCATGGAATCCGAGGTGCCGCTGCGCCGCCTGACCGACCCGGACGACGTCGCCAACGCCATGCTCTATCTCGCCTCCGACGATGCGGGGTTTGTGACCGGCGTCAGCCTGGACATCGACGGCGGCAAGAGCATTTGA
- a CDS encoding S8 family serine peptidase, with amino-acid sequence MRYWKFLSAVAAILVWPFLAVADGPQPSFAPNGLKTVPDSYIGPEGKAEVRLLVSHIGAYLPDPEKQQRALRELASSYGLEIERIYHDQLAFLRVRDDGSGRDGLVKLVRELRAKAARTGVRFGLAYREGDGDSIPSVALDEIVAGSTKAESPDRLIAAMQEQGFKLLTVHPYLKSYAVFAAPDRDAVDLMAVARQVVEKTPAEFAYPNFVSVAFDTETLLNDTRFVDQWHLRNTGQNGGTVDADADLSLAWDITQGAAGTIIAIHENGGFDTTHPDLTPNLWANPGEIPGNGIDDDGNGWVDDTLGWDFQGCTAATSPGCGDNAPTPNDATENHATAVAGVAAARGGNALGVSGSCPQCTLILLRSGYVANDFAKSLPYGYAQAEGARIVSNSWSSSGLYPTTTAAINAAATAGLSVVFAAGNTALNNCGDPRVGNNASVLAVSSSSNQDRKVIVSSIGNCVDVLSPSHRGYNAADPFTGTLNITTTDRQGAAGYNNGSPVNNCPTAENAPPPANARDYTECFGGTSSATPLTAGVIGLIETVNGTITRTQIQNLIQDTTDRIEDSVGQYAEANGFSAPGGTPTHSWGRLNAFEAVRIAAPVASGGKGGVDVFIRDNRLDWGNTAEPSNTLFEATRGFIPHWRSVDIKVDAPPYAAAPTTNAAFEAFADENPVESTVNRVYVRVRNRGPVTAESVTVKFHWAFAGTALPALPADFWTAFPADSADTSVWHPEPAQTIANLAYSGASVAGTGGDAAQILSFDFHAPAVDPTAANPRHYCVMVVLDSPQDPIAESTLVVDVATPRNNNMTHRNLSLQDSDSDSAFRDTLMVRNPFREPIRTLLIVDAPEGWKVDTGGLPIGRPFALEPQSEKPVRVYVQAPKPGLEGEVSLRQLNLTQKSPTVLGGFDIAFRSQKRPEPPKFDPATLKRIERLLPRLESGLDRLEKLLPRLEQRLQ; translated from the coding sequence ATGCGATACTGGAAATTTCTCTCTGCCGTCGCTGCCATTCTGGTCTGGCCGTTTCTTGCCGTGGCGGACGGGCCGCAACCGAGTTTCGCCCCGAACGGTCTGAAAACCGTCCCGGACAGCTATATCGGGCCGGAGGGCAAGGCAGAGGTCCGCCTGCTGGTCAGCCATATCGGCGCCTATCTCCCCGATCCCGAAAAGCAACAGCGCGCCCTGCGCGAGCTGGCCTCGTCCTATGGGCTGGAGATCGAGCGGATCTATCACGACCAGCTCGCCTTCCTGCGCGTGCGCGACGACGGGAGCGGGCGCGACGGCCTCGTCAAGCTGGTGCGCGAGTTGCGGGCCAAGGCGGCGCGGACCGGAGTCCGCTTCGGCCTCGCCTATCGCGAGGGCGACGGCGACAGCATTCCCTCCGTGGCACTGGACGAGATCGTCGCCGGCAGCACCAAGGCCGAGTCGCCGGACCGGCTGATCGCCGCGATGCAGGAGCAAGGCTTCAAGCTCCTTACCGTTCATCCCTATCTGAAATCCTACGCGGTGTTCGCCGCGCCGGATCGGGATGCGGTGGACCTGATGGCGGTCGCCCGCCAGGTGGTCGAGAAGACGCCGGCGGAGTTCGCCTATCCCAACTTCGTCTCGGTCGCGTTCGACACCGAAACCCTGCTGAACGACACCCGTTTCGTCGACCAATGGCATCTGCGCAACACCGGCCAGAACGGCGGCACGGTGGATGCCGACGCCGACCTGTCGCTGGCCTGGGACATCACCCAGGGGGCCGCGGGCACGATCATCGCCATCCATGAGAATGGCGGCTTCGACACCACCCACCCCGACCTGACGCCCAATCTCTGGGCCAATCCGGGCGAGATCCCCGGCAATGGCATCGACGACGACGGCAATGGCTGGGTCGACGATACGCTGGGCTGGGATTTCCAGGGCTGCACCGCCGCCACGTCGCCTGGCTGCGGCGACAACGCACCGACGCCGAACGACGCCACCGAAAACCACGCCACCGCGGTCGCCGGCGTCGCCGCGGCACGCGGCGGCAATGCGCTGGGCGTGTCCGGCAGTTGTCCGCAATGCACGCTGATCCTGTTGCGGTCCGGCTATGTGGCGAACGACTTCGCCAAGAGCCTGCCCTATGGCTATGCCCAGGCAGAGGGCGCCCGGATCGTCTCGAATTCCTGGAGTTCGAGCGGCCTCTATCCGACCACGACCGCGGCGATCAACGCGGCGGCCACGGCCGGTCTCTCGGTCGTATTCGCCGCCGGCAACACGGCGCTGAACAATTGCGGCGATCCGCGGGTCGGCAACAACGCCTCCGTCCTGGCCGTGTCCTCGTCGTCGAACCAGGATCGCAAGGTGATCGTCTCCTCGATCGGCAACTGCGTCGATGTGCTGTCGCCCTCGCACCGGGGCTACAACGCGGCCGACCCCTTCACCGGCACGCTGAACATCACCACCACCGACCGGCAGGGGGCCGCCGGCTACAACAATGGCAGCCCGGTGAACAACTGTCCGACGGCAGAGAACGCGCCGCCGCCCGCGAACGCCCGCGACTACACCGAATGCTTTGGCGGCACCTCGTCGGCGACGCCGCTGACGGCCGGCGTGATCGGCCTGATCGAGACCGTGAACGGCACCATCACCCGCACCCAGATCCAGAACCTGATCCAGGACACCACCGACCGGATCGAGGATTCCGTGGGCCAGTATGCCGAGGCGAACGGCTTCAGCGCGCCCGGCGGCACGCCGACCCATAGCTGGGGCCGTCTCAACGCGTTCGAGGCGGTGCGCATCGCCGCCCCGGTGGCCTCCGGCGGCAAGGGCGGCGTCGACGTGTTCATCCGCGACAACCGCCTGGACTGGGGCAACACCGCGGAGCCCTCGAACACGCTGTTCGAGGCCACGCGCGGCTTCATCCCGCACTGGCGCAGCGTCGACATCAAGGTCGATGCCCCGCCCTATGCCGCCGCCCCGACCACGAACGCCGCGTTCGAAGCCTTCGCCGACGAAAACCCGGTGGAGAGCACGGTGAACCGGGTCTATGTCCGCGTGCGCAATCGCGGCCCGGTCACGGCGGAGTCGGTCACGGTGAAATTCCACTGGGCCTTCGCCGGCACCGCGCTGCCGGCCCTGCCCGCGGATTTCTGGACCGCCTTCCCGGCGGATTCCGCGGATACCTCCGTCTGGCATCCGGAACCGGCGCAGACCATCGCCAACCTGGCCTATTCCGGCGCCTCGGTCGCGGGCACGGGCGGCGATGCGGCGCAAATCCTGAGCTTCGACTTCCACGCCCCCGCGGTCGATCCGACGGCGGCCAACCCAAGGCACTATTGCGTCATGGTGGTGCTCGACTCGCCGCAGGACCCGATTGCGGAATCGACCCTGGTCGTGGACGTGGCCACGCCGCGCAACAACAACATGACCCACCGCAACCTGTCGCTGCAGGATTCCGACAGCGACAGCGCGTTCCGTGACACGCTGATGGTGCGCAACCCGTTCCGCGAGCCGATCCGCACGTTGTTGATCGTCGATGCACCGGAGGGGTGGAAGGTCGACACCGGCGGCCTGCCGATCGGCCGGCCGTTCGCGCTGGAGCCGCAGAGCGAAAAGCCGGTCCGGGTCTATGTGCAGGCGCCGAAGCCGGGGCTCGAAGGCGAGGTCTCGCTGCGGCAGTTGAATCTGACCCAGAAGTCGCCGACGGTGCTGGGCGGGTTCGACATCGCGTTCCGCTCGCAGAAACGGCCCGAACCGCCGAAATTCGACCCGGCGACGCTGAAACGGATCGAACGCCTGCTGCCGCGGCTCGAAAGCGGGCTGGACCGGCTGGAGAAATTGCTGCCGCGCCTGGAGCAAAGGCTGCAATAG
- a CDS encoding hydrogenase expression protein HupH: MKLALVNPNTNADTTAAMLAIARDAAPPAVQVQGFTAAFGAPLIQNPPALGLAAGAVEALAGSLAGFDGVIVSAFGDPGRDRLAAALPAPVVGIAEAGMALAARRSGGRFAVVTTTPDLTESIRETARAYGHGEALVAVRTTRGDAAALMADPPRLQQALAQLIADAVAQDGARAIVIGGGPLALAARRLSGRFAVPIIEPIPAAVAHLCRLLKAPEAENAARPGR; this comes from the coding sequence GTGAAACTCGCGCTCGTCAATCCCAACACCAATGCGGACACCACCGCGGCGATGCTGGCGATTGCTCGCGATGCGGCGCCGCCGGCGGTGCAGGTCCAGGGCTTCACCGCTGCCTTCGGCGCGCCGCTGATCCAGAACCCGCCGGCCCTGGGCTTGGCCGCAGGGGCGGTCGAGGCCCTGGCCGGTTCGCTGGCCGGGTTCGACGGCGTCATTGTCTCGGCCTTCGGCGACCCGGGCCGGGACCGGCTGGCGGCGGCGCTGCCCGCTCCGGTCGTCGGCATCGCCGAGGCCGGCATGGCACTGGCCGCGCGGCGCTCCGGCGGGCGGTTTGCGGTGGTCACCACCACGCCCGACCTGACCGAGAGCATCCGCGAGACCGCGCGCGCCTATGGCCATGGCGAGGCCCTGGTGGCCGTGCGCACCACCCGCGGAGACGCCGCCGCCCTCATGGCAGACCCGCCGCGGCTGCAACAGGCCCTGGCGCAGCTGATCGCGGACGCGGTTGCGCAGGACGGTGCGCGGGCCATCGTCATCGGCGGCGGGCCGCTCGCCCTGGCGGCCCGCCGGCTTTCGGGCCGGTTTGCGGTGCCGATCATCGAACCCATTCCGGCGGCGGTCGCGCATCTTTGCCGGCTTCTGAAGGCGCCGGAAGCGGAAAACGCCGCGCGGCCCGGCCGCTGA
- the katG gene encoding catalase/peroxidase HPI produces the protein MDAKTPKSRQGCPVMHGAAATTTGAQSNRDWWPNQLNLSILHQHSAKSNPMGEDFDYAAAFRSLDLAAVKQDLYALMTDSQDWWPADYGHYGPLFIRMAWHSAGTYRTGDGRGGASSGTQRFAPLNSWPDNANLDKARRLLWPIKRKYGNKLSWADLLVLAGNCAIESMGGKTFGFGGGREDVWEPEEDIYWGTESEWLGDKRYSGDRDLENPLAAVQMGLIYVNPEGPNGEPDPVASGRDIRETFARMAMDDEETVALTAGGHTFGKCHGAGDAALVGPEPEAAPLEAMGLGWLSSHGSGKGDDSITSGIEGAWTPNPTRWDNGYFDMLFGYEWELTKSPAGAWQWVPKDVPEDHMAPAAHDASKRVTTIMTTADMAMRMDPIYGPISKRFHENPDQFADAFARAWFKLTHRDMGPKSRYLGPEVPAEDLIWQDPIPAADHPVVDAGDIAGLKAKILASGLSVPDLVKTAWASAATYRGSDKRGGANGARIRLAPQKDWESNEPATLAKVLAALETVQRDFNAAQSGGKSVSLADLIVLGGSAAIEQAAKAAGHSVEVPFAPGRTDATAEQTDAASFDVLEPMADGFRNYARTKYTVSAEELLLDKAQLLTLTAPEMAVLVGGLRALGANVGGSKHGVFTDRPGTLSNDFFVNLMDMGTEWKPADDTGDVFEGRDRATGQVKWTGTRVDLVFGSNSQLRALAEVYAQGDAGEKFVRNFVAAWTKVMNADRFDLA, from the coding sequence ATGGACGCCAAGACCCCGAAATCCCGCCAAGGCTGCCCGGTGATGCACGGTGCCGCCGCAACCACCACCGGCGCCCAGTCGAACCGCGACTGGTGGCCGAACCAGCTCAACCTGTCGATCCTGCACCAGCATTCGGCCAAGTCGAACCCAATGGGCGAGGACTTCGACTATGCCGCGGCCTTTCGGTCGCTGGACCTGGCGGCGGTGAAGCAGGACCTCTATGCCCTGATGACCGACTCGCAGGACTGGTGGCCGGCGGACTACGGCCATTATGGCCCGCTGTTCATCCGCATGGCCTGGCACAGCGCCGGCACCTACCGCACCGGCGACGGCCGCGGCGGCGCCTCGTCCGGCACGCAGCGGTTCGCGCCGCTGAACAGCTGGCCGGACAACGCCAACCTGGACAAGGCGCGCCGGCTGCTATGGCCGATCAAGCGGAAATACGGCAACAAGCTCTCCTGGGCCGACCTGCTGGTCCTGGCCGGCAATTGCGCCATCGAATCCATGGGCGGCAAAACCTTCGGTTTCGGCGGCGGCCGCGAGGATGTGTGGGAGCCGGAAGAGGATATCTACTGGGGCACGGAAAGCGAGTGGCTGGGCGACAAGCGCTATAGCGGCGACCGCGATCTGGAAAACCCGCTGGCCGCGGTGCAGATGGGCCTGATCTACGTGAACCCGGAAGGACCGAACGGCGAGCCGGACCCGGTCGCCTCCGGCCGCGACATCCGCGAGACCTTCGCCCGCATGGCCATGGACGACGAGGAGACCGTTGCGCTCACCGCCGGCGGCCACACCTTCGGCAAATGCCATGGCGCCGGCGACGCCGCCCTGGTCGGCCCCGAGCCGGAAGCGGCACCGCTGGAGGCGATGGGCCTCGGCTGGCTCAGCAGCCACGGCAGCGGCAAGGGCGACGACAGCATCACCAGCGGCATCGAAGGCGCCTGGACCCCGAACCCGACCCGGTGGGACAATGGCTATTTCGACATGCTGTTCGGCTATGAGTGGGAGCTGACCAAAAGCCCCGCCGGTGCCTGGCAGTGGGTGCCGAAGGATGTGCCGGAGGACCATATGGCGCCGGCCGCGCACGACGCCTCGAAGCGGGTGACGACGATCATGACCACCGCCGACATGGCGATGCGCATGGACCCGATCTACGGCCCGATCTCGAAGCGCTTCCACGAGAACCCGGACCAGTTCGCCGACGCCTTCGCCCGTGCCTGGTTCAAGCTGACCCACCGGGACATGGGGCCGAAGTCCCGCTATCTGGGGCCGGAAGTGCCGGCGGAAGACCTGATCTGGCAGGACCCGATCCCCGCCGCCGATCATCCCGTTGTGGACGCAGGGGACATTGCCGGCCTGAAGGCGAAGATCCTGGCGTCCGGCCTGTCGGTGCCGGACCTGGTCAAGACGGCGTGGGCCTCGGCCGCGACCTATCGTGGCTCGGACAAGCGCGGCGGCGCCAACGGCGCCCGCATCCGCCTGGCCCCGCAAAAGGACTGGGAGTCGAACGAGCCCGCCACCCTGGCCAAGGTGCTGGCTGCGCTGGAGACCGTCCAGCGGGACTTCAACGCGGCCCAGAGCGGCGGCAAGTCGGTCTCGCTGGCCGACCTGATCGTCCTTGGCGGTTCGGCGGCGATCGAACAGGCGGCGAAGGCGGCCGGCCACAGCGTCGAGGTGCCGTTCGCCCCCGGCCGGACCGACGCGACGGCCGAGCAGACCGACGCCGCGTCGTTCGACGTGCTGGAGCCGATGGCCGATGGCTTCCGCAATTACGCCAGGACGAAATACACGGTCTCGGCCGAGGAGTTGTTGCTCGACAAGGCGCAGTTGCTGACCCTGACCGCGCCGGAAATGGCGGTGCTGGTCGGCGGCCTGCGCGCGCTGGGCGCCAATGTCGGCGGGTCCAAGCACGGTGTCTTCACCGACCGCCCCGGCACGCTCAGCAACGACTTTTTCGTCAATCTGATGGACATGGGCACGGAGTGGAAACCGGCCGACGACACCGGCGACGTGTTCGAAGGCCGCGACCGGGCGACCGGGCAAGTGAAGTGGACCGGCACCCGCGTCGACCTGGTGTTCGGCTCCAACTCGCAATTGCGGGCCCTGGCCGAGGTCTATGCCCAGGGCGACGCGGGCGAGAAGTTCGTGCGCAACTTCGTGGCGGCCTGGACCAAGGTCATGAACGCCGACCGCTTCGACCTGGCCTGA
- a CDS encoding CoA transferase: MGALDGVKVVELAGIGPTPHCCMLLAEMGADVLRVDRLANVGVQKRGFPEKFDPLTRSRPNVAIDWKNPQGLATIKRLCAGADILIEGFRPGVLERAGLAPETLWAENPKLVIGRATGWGQDGPIAQTAGHDINYISLSGVLANIGPADGPPVHPLMLTGDFGGGSLYLGLGVLAAYISAQKTGQGQVVDAAMLEGSASLMTFVYGFLASGQWREDRRASNLLDGGAHFYRVYETKDGGHVSIGSIEPQFYAELLQRLGLAEDDLYPQHDREHWEANADRLAAIFRTKTRDEWDALLRDSDICFAPVLTMSEAMEHPHNVERGNFVDLDGYKQPGPAPRFSKTPSAVRHGSTTAGQHTREALAGWGFSPDEIATLEQAAAVKQA; the protein is encoded by the coding sequence ATGGGCGCGTTGGATGGAGTGAAAGTGGTCGAGCTGGCCGGCATCGGGCCGACGCCGCATTGCTGCATGTTGCTGGCCGAGATGGGCGCGGACGTGCTGCGGGTGGACCGGCTCGCCAATGTCGGCGTGCAGAAGCGGGGCTTTCCGGAGAAGTTCGATCCCCTCACCCGCTCGCGCCCCAATGTCGCCATCGACTGGAAGAACCCGCAGGGCCTGGCGACCATCAAGCGCCTCTGCGCCGGGGCCGATATCCTGATCGAAGGCTTCCGCCCCGGCGTGCTGGAGCGGGCGGGGCTGGCGCCGGAGACGCTGTGGGCCGAGAACCCGAAGCTGGTGATCGGCCGGGCGACCGGCTGGGGCCAGGATGGGCCGATCGCCCAGACCGCCGGCCACGACATCAACTATATCTCGCTCTCGGGCGTGCTCGCCAATATTGGCCCGGCCGACGGGCCGCCGGTGCATCCTCTGATGCTGACGGGCGATTTCGGCGGCGGCTCGCTTTATCTGGGCCTGGGCGTGCTGGCCGCCTATATCTCCGCCCAGAAGACCGGCCAGGGCCAGGTGGTCGATGCGGCCATGCTGGAGGGCTCGGCCTCGCTGATGACCTTCGTCTATGGCTTTCTCGCCTCGGGCCAGTGGCGCGAGGACCGGCGGGCGAGCAACCTGCTGGACGGCGGCGCGCATTTCTACCGGGTCTATGAGACCAAGGACGGCGGCCACGTCTCCATCGGCTCGATCGAGCCGCAATTCTATGCCGAACTGCTGCAGCGGCTGGGCCTCGCCGAGGACGACCTCTACCCCCAGCACGACCGCGAGCACTGGGAAGCAAACGCCGACAGGCTGGCCGCGATCTTCAGGACCAAGACGCGGGACGAATGGGATGCGCTGCTGCGCGACTCCGACATCTGCTTTGCGCCGGTGCTGACCATGTCCGAGGCGATGGAGCATCCGCACAACGTCGAACGCGGCAATTTCGTCGACCTGGACGGCTACAAGCAGCCGGGACCGGCGCCGCGCTTCAGCAAGACCCCGTCCGCCGTGCGCCACGGCTCCACCACCGCCGGCCAGCACACCCGCGAGGCCCTGGCCGGCTGGGGCTTCAGCCCGGACGAAATCGCCACCCTGGAGCAGGCCGCGGCGGTGAAGCAGGCCTGA
- a CDS encoding LLM class F420-dependent oxidoreductase, whose product MTDFGIFTFATDYSLDPARLARETEARGFESLFLPEHSHIPVSRDTPYPGGGDLPKEYSHTHDLFVALTAAAAATTTLKLASGICLITEHHPVRLAKAIASLDQLSKGRVLLGVGVGWNAEEMENHGVPFKRRWKVMRERIEAMKRIWREDEPEYHGEFVDFDPVWSYPKPYQPGGPPVLIGANSEWVFDRVAGYADGWLPINPMPGRVHAGVELADGLRRLRESVERAGRTMAEIDLTVFGLGPDPEAVERLIGLGFNRIVFHVPPVEEAKVLRLLDRYQGVAAAFAG is encoded by the coding sequence ATGACCGATTTCGGCATCTTCACGTTTGCGACCGACTATTCGCTCGACCCGGCCCGGCTGGCGCGGGAGACCGAGGCCCGAGGGTTCGAATCCCTGTTCCTGCCGGAGCACTCGCACATTCCCGTCAGCCGCGACACGCCCTATCCCGGCGGCGGCGACCTGCCGAAGGAGTATTCCCACACCCACGACCTGTTCGTCGCCCTGACCGCGGCGGCCGCGGCGACGACGACGCTGAAACTCGCCAGCGGCATCTGCCTGATCACCGAGCACCATCCGGTGCGGTTGGCCAAGGCCATTGCCTCGCTGGACCAGTTGTCGAAGGGGCGGGTGCTGCTGGGCGTCGGCGTCGGCTGGAACGCGGAGGAGATGGAAAACCACGGCGTGCCGTTCAAACGCCGCTGGAAGGTGATGCGCGAGCGCATCGAGGCGATGAAGCGGATCTGGCGCGAGGACGAGCCGGAATATCACGGCGAATTCGTGGATTTCGACCCGGTCTGGTCCTATCCGAAGCCCTACCAGCCGGGCGGGCCGCCGGTGCTGATCGGCGCCAACTCCGAATGGGTGTTCGACCGGGTGGCGGGCTATGCCGACGGCTGGTTGCCGATCAACCCGATGCCGGGGCGCGTCCATGCCGGCGTCGAACTGGCGGACGGCCTGCGGCGCCTGCGCGAGTCGGTCGAGCGCGCCGGGCGCACCATGGCGGAGATCGACCTGACCGTGTTCGGCCTCGGCCCCGATCCGGAGGCGGTGGAACGGCTGATCGGCCTGGGCTTCAACCGGATCGTCTTCCACGTGCCGCCGGTCGAGGAGGCCAAGGTGCTGCGGCTCCTGGATCGCTACCAGGGCGTCGCCGCGGCGTTTGCGGGATAG
- a CDS encoding glucose 1-dehydrogenase encodes MADLDGKVAVITGGASGIGEATVRLFVEEGARVVIADMQRDRGEALARDLGEAATFAFCEVRQEDQVKAAVAAAVDRWGRLDCMFNNAGFGGALGLFEDIPGDEFDMTFDVLVKGVFLGMKYAVPVMRRQGGGSIINTGSIAGVATGRGPLLYSVAKAAVIHMSKVAAMPYGEENIRVNCICPGYIPTPLSTNAVGKPDEVVADRSAGYDKRQPIPRAGRPDDIAQTALFLASDRSGFINGQAIVVDGAAASGVMWADQQPAYKTHRPIKVYNPDRT; translated from the coding sequence ATGGCAGATCTGGACGGCAAGGTCGCGGTCATCACCGGCGGCGCCAGCGGCATTGGCGAGGCGACCGTGCGCCTGTTCGTCGAGGAAGGCGCGCGCGTCGTCATCGCCGACATGCAGCGCGACCGCGGCGAGGCCCTGGCCCGCGACCTGGGCGAGGCAGCGACCTTCGCTTTCTGCGAAGTCCGCCAGGAAGACCAGGTCAAGGCGGCGGTGGCGGCCGCGGTCGACCGCTGGGGCCGCCTGGACTGCATGTTCAACAATGCCGGATTCGGCGGCGCGCTCGGCCTGTTCGAGGACATTCCGGGCGACGAGTTCGACATGACCTTCGACGTGCTGGTGAAGGGCGTGTTTCTGGGCATGAAGTACGCGGTTCCGGTGATGCGCCGGCAGGGTGGTGGCTCGATCATCAACACCGGCTCGATTGCCGGCGTCGCGACCGGGCGCGGCCCGCTGCTCTACTCCGTCGCCAAGGCCGCGGTCATCCACATGAGCAAGGTGGCGGCCATGCCCTATGGCGAGGAGAATATCCGCGTCAACTGCATCTGCCCCGGCTATATCCCGACGCCGCTCTCCACCAATGCGGTGGGCAAGCCGGACGAGGTGGTGGCGGACCGCTCCGCCGGCTATGACAAGCGCCAGCCGATCCCGCGCGCCGGCCGGCCGGACGACATCGCCCAGACCGCGCTGTTCCTGGCGAGCGACCGTTCCGGCTTCATCAACGGCCAGGCCATCGTGGTCGACGGCGCCGCCGCCAGCGGCGTGATGTGGGCGGACCAGCAGCCGGCCTACAAGACGCACCGTCCGATCAAGGTCTACAACCCCGACCGCACTTGA
- a CDS encoding LysR family transcriptional regulator, which produces MNNLTLRQLRYFEAVARHGHFGRAAEACAISQPALSMQIKDLEEALGAALFERSPRQVRLTALGEAFAGRVRDILRAVDDLGALARASRQGLAGRLRLGVIPTIAPYLLPRIVRELSEAYPGLDLRLHEALTQTLLRDLAEGRLDLALVALPVSEASLTEVPLFTEDFVLVRPAGDADQPAPTREMLRDMRLLLLEEGHCFRDQALSFCQVHAAIPWDLMEGSSLSTLVQMVSAGIGVTLIPEMAIPLETGSAAVSVARFRDPRPSRTIGMIWRAQNPMADQLMAVADAVRHVAEASGEAP; this is translated from the coding sequence ATGAACAACCTGACGCTCCGGCAGTTGCGCTATTTCGAGGCCGTGGCCCGGCACGGGCATTTCGGCCGGGCGGCGGAGGCGTGCGCCATCAGCCAGCCGGCACTCTCCATGCAGATCAAGGACCTGGAGGAGGCGCTGGGGGCGGCCCTGTTCGAGCGCAGCCCGCGGCAGGTGCGCCTCACCGCCCTGGGCGAGGCGTTTGCCGGGCGCGTCCGCGACATTCTGCGGGCGGTCGACGATCTGGGCGCGCTCGCCCGTGCCTCGCGGCAGGGGCTGGCGGGGCGGCTGCGCCTGGGCGTGATCCCGACGATTGCGCCCTATCTGCTGCCGCGCATCGTCCGTGAGCTTTCGGAAGCCTATCCGGGCTTGGACCTGCGCCTGCATGAGGCGTTGACGCAAACCCTGCTGCGGGACCTGGCCGAAGGCCGGCTGGACCTGGCCCTGGTGGCGCTGCCGGTCTCCGAAGCGTCGCTGACCGAGGTGCCCCTGTTCACCGAGGATTTTGTCCTGGTCCGCCCCGCCGGCGACGCCGACCAACCGGCCCCCACCCGCGAGATGCTGCGGGACATGCGCCTGCTGCTGCTGGAAGAAGGGCATTGCTTCCGCGATCAGGCCCTTTCCTTCTGCCAGGTCCATGCGGCCATTCCCTGGGACCTGATGGAGGGAAGTTCGCTTTCGACGCTGGTGCAGATGGTCAGCGCCGGCATCGGGGTCACACTGATCCCCGAAATGGCGATCCCGCTGGAGACGGGCTCGGCGGCGGTATCGGTCGCCCGCTTCCGCGATCCGCGCCCGTCGCGCACCATCGGCATGATCTGGCGGGCCCAGAACCCCATGGCCGACCAGTTGATGGCGGTCGCGGACGCGGTGCGGCATGTGGCGGAGGCCTCCGGGGAGGCGCCGTAG